A DNA window from Chelativorans sp. AA-79 contains the following coding sequences:
- a CDS encoding exopolysaccharide transport family protein, producing the protein MVIQEIRKFGGDRGGAGAGKDHISFRDLWLFLRRHMLILILATLAGIALGALYMVKTVPIYSAVARLVIDREQARIASQDASTGTIIIEAAEIASEVEIVKSEAIARSVIRELDMIDDPEILEARSWRSALRSAVTSAFSWGAEDAEDADALLDEEAQMRRTMAGFLARMSVRRVGQSYVIEIGYTSTDPVKAARVANAIAQAYMRASLESRSEALTRGATWLESRLVDLGQQAHAAALSVEEYRNRNDITQIGETTSLDHQQVAEISSQLLVAQGNTATEAAKLATINRLLAGNMSEGYVGEALNNTEIVRLREDLRAATVKIETLQSRYGPEGAAVLTAKEEIARLEGEIRHELVRIQGVYKSNLETAETREKLLRDQLDALKKTAAGTNLARVELAELESRATTYRRMYESLLQQLIGALQKQSFPVGDVRMVTAATPPLSKTWPKTTLVMPFSMLLGFAAGISLAGLREAMDRRVGSGQRLGTELGLPVLGRVPTTDFSVAGEGLTPAEASMRYVLEAPYSGFSETLRSVKNSIDAMFPPNSAMVIGVTSVNEGEGKSTIAANLAQLYLNEGIPAVLVDACFSDPHLSRLAEAYGDELGLSVIEAPIAKPERARSSAAKAAAQRSGELKEARTRVVAEKTDLAPLVPVLTAEQVRRSANPAQRFAYMPALKTQLELLRRRYSVIILDLSAFEKSVDARVASTYVDGLLLVLGNHQKMTVERLADALSTFGKSRVGILGVIFNRNMNRREQLASAFGQARSSYAGLASSWRQLDAKVSEKIWQR; encoded by the coding sequence ATGGTGATCCAGGAGATCCGTAAATTCGGCGGCGACCGGGGCGGCGCCGGGGCGGGCAAGGACCATATCTCCTTCCGCGACCTGTGGCTGTTTCTGCGCCGGCACATGCTGATACTGATCCTGGCGACGCTCGCGGGGATCGCGCTCGGCGCGCTTTACATGGTCAAGACGGTGCCGATCTACTCGGCCGTCGCCCGTCTGGTCATCGATCGCGAGCAGGCGCGGATCGCCTCCCAGGATGCCTCTACCGGCACGATCATCATCGAGGCGGCGGAGATCGCCAGCGAGGTGGAGATCGTGAAGTCGGAGGCGATCGCCCGTTCGGTGATCAGGGAACTCGACATGATCGACGACCCGGAGATCCTGGAGGCTCGTTCGTGGCGCTCGGCGCTCCGCTCCGCGGTCACCTCGGCCTTTTCCTGGGGTGCCGAGGATGCCGAGGATGCGGACGCGCTTCTGGATGAAGAAGCGCAGATGCGCCGCACCATGGCGGGCTTCCTCGCCCGCATGTCTGTTCGGCGCGTCGGACAGTCCTACGTCATCGAGATCGGCTACACGTCCACCGACCCGGTGAAGGCGGCGCGCGTCGCGAACGCGATCGCCCAGGCCTATATGCGGGCGAGTCTCGAATCGCGGTCCGAGGCGCTCACCCGTGGCGCGACCTGGCTCGAAAGCAGGCTGGTGGATCTCGGCCAGCAGGCGCATGCCGCCGCCCTCAGTGTCGAGGAGTACCGGAACAGGAACGACATCACGCAGATCGGCGAAACCACCTCGCTCGATCATCAGCAGGTGGCGGAGATCAGCTCGCAGCTCCTCGTGGCGCAGGGCAACACGGCGACGGAAGCCGCGAAGCTCGCGACCATCAACCGGCTTCTCGCCGGCAATATGAGCGAGGGCTATGTCGGCGAGGCCTTGAACAATACCGAGATCGTCAGGCTGAGGGAGGATCTGCGGGCCGCGACCGTGAAGATCGAGACCCTGCAGAGTCGCTACGGCCCGGAAGGGGCGGCGGTGCTGACCGCCAAGGAGGAAATTGCGCGGCTCGAGGGGGAGATCCGCCACGAGCTCGTGCGCATCCAGGGCGTTTACAAATCCAACCTGGAGACGGCGGAGACTCGCGAGAAGCTGCTGCGCGACCAGCTCGACGCGCTGAAGAAGACGGCCGCGGGAACGAACCTCGCCCGCGTGGAACTCGCGGAGCTGGAAAGCCGGGCCACGACCTATCGGCGCATGTATGAGAGCCTGCTGCAGCAGCTCATCGGCGCTTTGCAGAAGCAGTCCTTCCCCGTGGGCGATGTGCGCATGGTCACGGCGGCCACGCCGCCGCTGTCCAAGACCTGGCCCAAGACGACGCTCGTCATGCCCTTTTCCATGCTGCTCGGCTTTGCAGCCGGCATCAGCCTGGCGGGGCTGCGCGAGGCGATGGACCGCCGCGTGGGATCCGGGCAGCGGCTCGGCACGGAACTCGGCCTGCCCGTCCTCGGCCGCGTACCCACGACCGATTTTTCGGTGGCGGGAGAGGGGCTTACCCCGGCGGAGGCGTCGATGCGCTACGTGCTGGAAGCTCCCTATTCGGGCTTTTCCGAGACGCTGCGCAGCGTCAAGAACTCCATCGACGCGATGTTCCCGCCGAACAGCGCCATGGTGATCGGCGTCACCTCGGTCAATGAGGGCGAGGGGAAGAGCACGATCGCGGCCAATCTCGCCCAGCTCTACCTCAACGAGGGCATCCCGGCGGTCCTGGTGGACGCGTGCTTCTCGGATCCGCATTTGAGCCGCCTGGCCGAAGCCTATGGCGACGAGTTGGGGCTCAGTGTCATCGAGGCGCCGATCGCCAAGCCCGAGCGTGCCCGGTCTTCCGCGGCCAAGGCGGCGGCGCAGCGTTCGGGCGAGCTCAAGGAAGCGCGCACGCGCGTGGTGGCGGAAAAGACCGATCTCGCGCCCCTGGTCCCCGTGCTCACGGCGGAACAGGTCAGGCGCTCGGCCAATCCCGCCCAGCGGTTCGCCTATATGCCCGCCCTGAAGACGCAGCTCGAGCTTTTGCGGCGCCGTTACAGCGTCATCATCCTCGACCTTTCCGCCTTCGAGAAGTCGGTCGATGCGCGGGTGGCCAGCACATATGTCGACGGTCTGCTGCTCGTCCTCGGCAACCACCAGAAGATGACGGTCGAGCGCCTGGCCGACGCGCTCTCAACCTTCGGCAAGTCGCGCGTGGGCATCCTGGGCGTCATCTTCAACCGGAACATGAACAGACGCGAGCAGCTCGCGTCGGCGTTCGGGCAGGCCAGGTCCTCATATGCCGGCCTTGCGTCGTCCTGGAGGCAACTCGATGCGAAGGTCAGTGAAAAAATCTGGCAGCGCTGA
- a CDS encoding glycosyltransferase family 4 protein has product MADPKPDRVVIINDRSAAIGGASNLSILLRESLRERGVSVTFFAGDRADPADAEEDSINLGARPLLERGRLSAFAGGLYNAPAYEALSRFIRASDTPSTIYHLHGWSKILSPAVFRALGSVRARTVLHAHDYFLVCPNGGFVNYPGLSVCKLAPMSVACLATQCDKHGFHQKLWRSTRHALRQTLFDIRRRPAHIVLVHDAMRSYFDRAGVAGEHIVTVRNPVEPFLREPADPGRSRDFFFIGRLEPEKGFEDAARAARMANVTLHVIGDGAGRGLLERYYPETVLHGWRKREEIAELVRHARAVVVSSRVPEPFGLAALEALGSGIPVILPSEALLSREIVEADCGLSFKSGDVEGLSAAMRALADDEEAACRMGRNGFREARHMGNTPESWADALMSLYAGVLEQARLAAA; this is encoded by the coding sequence ATGGCCGACCCCAAGCCGGATCGCGTCGTCATCATCAATGACCGGTCTGCCGCGATCGGCGGCGCGTCGAACCTGTCGATCCTGCTGCGCGAATCCTTGCGCGAAAGGGGTGTGTCGGTCACCTTCTTCGCGGGCGACAGGGCCGATCCGGCGGATGCCGAAGAAGACAGCATCAATCTCGGAGCACGGCCGCTGCTGGAGCGGGGCCGGCTCTCCGCCTTCGCCGGCGGCCTCTACAACGCGCCGGCCTACGAGGCCCTGAGCCGCTTCATCCGGGCTTCCGACACACCGTCCACCATCTACCACCTGCACGGGTGGTCGAAGATCCTCTCCCCCGCCGTTTTCCGGGCGCTGGGCAGCGTTCGCGCGCGCACGGTCCTGCATGCGCACGATTATTTTCTCGTCTGCCCCAATGGCGGGTTCGTGAACTATCCCGGGCTCTCGGTCTGCAAGCTCGCGCCGATGTCCGTCGCCTGCCTCGCCACCCAATGCGACAAGCACGGCTTTCACCAGAAATTATGGCGCTCCACGCGCCACGCGCTGCGCCAGACGCTGTTCGACATCCGCCGCCGGCCGGCGCATATCGTCCTCGTGCATGATGCCATGCGGAGCTATTTCGACCGGGCCGGGGTGGCGGGCGAACATATCGTCACCGTGCGGAATCCCGTCGAGCCCTTCCTGAGGGAGCCGGCCGATCCGGGCCGGTCCCGCGATTTCTTCTTCATCGGCCGGCTGGAGCCCGAAAAAGGCTTCGAGGACGCCGCCCGCGCCGCGCGCATGGCGAATGTCACCCTGCATGTCATCGGCGACGGCGCCGGGCGCGGTCTCCTGGAGAGGTACTATCCCGAAACCGTCCTGCATGGCTGGCGGAAGCGGGAGGAGATTGCGGAGCTCGTGCGGCATGCGCGCGCCGTGGTCGTCTCCTCGCGCGTGCCGGAGCCCTTCGGCCTGGCCGCGCTTGAAGCGCTCGGCAGCGGTATCCCGGTGATCCTCCCGTCCGAAGCGCTGCTCAGCCGCGAGATCGTCGAGGCGGATTGCGGCCTGAGCTTCAAATCGGGGGATGTCGAGGGGCTCTCGGCCGCCATGCGGGCGCTCGCAGATGACGAGGAAGCGGCCTGCCGCATGGGGCGGAACGGCTTCCGCGAAGCCCGTCATATGGGCAACACGCCCGAGAGCTGGGCGGACGCCTTGATGAGCCTCTATGCCGGCGTGCTCGAACAGGCGCGGCTCGCCGCAGCCTGA
- a CDS encoding glycosyltransferase family 2 protein, which yields MRRSVKKSGSAERRSRIAIGIATSGRRDMLSALLPYLSRQRRLPDEIIICAADENDVDMAALEESGLVIRVLFSERGLCRQRNRILRGAPSADILLFMDDDFLMAPSYLQEMERLFASDPRVVMCTGTVKADGITGPGLTITDALAVLDGGEEPLERSGPDARSTYNGYGCNMALRMETVRAHGLAFDENLPLYGWLEDVDFSRQMARHGKIVRSGRLIGVHLGTKSGRTSGLRFGYSQIANPVYLVRKRTMSVRHASVQIARNLVANTVKLFAPEPWVDRRGRFRGNLRALADLLRGRLAPQNILAFD from the coding sequence ATGCGAAGGTCAGTGAAAAAATCTGGCAGCGCTGAGCGCCGGAGCCGCATCGCGATCGGGATCGCGACCAGCGGCAGGCGCGACATGCTGAGCGCCCTGCTGCCGTATCTCTCGCGGCAACGGCGCCTGCCCGACGAGATCATCATCTGCGCGGCGGACGAAAACGATGTCGACATGGCCGCGCTGGAGGAAAGCGGGCTTGTGATACGCGTCCTGTTTTCCGAACGCGGGCTGTGCCGGCAGCGGAACCGGATCCTGCGCGGCGCGCCCAGTGCGGACATCCTTCTGTTCATGGACGACGATTTCCTGATGGCGCCGTCCTATCTGCAGGAGATGGAGCGGCTCTTCGCCTCCGATCCGCGGGTCGTCATGTGCACGGGCACCGTGAAGGCCGACGGCATCACCGGCCCGGGCCTCACGATCACGGATGCGCTGGCGGTGCTGGACGGAGGGGAGGAGCCCTTGGAAAGGTCGGGACCGGACGCGCGATCGACCTATAACGGCTATGGCTGCAACATGGCCCTGCGCATGGAGACGGTTCGCGCGCATGGCCTCGCATTCGACGAGAACCTGCCGCTCTATGGCTGGCTTGAGGATGTCGATTTCAGCCGGCAGATGGCCCGCCATGGGAAGATCGTGCGTTCCGGCAGGTTGATCGGCGTGCATCTCGGCACCAAGTCCGGTCGCACCTCGGGCCTGCGCTTCGGCTATTCGCAGATCGCCAACCCGGTCTATCTCGTCCGCAAAAGGACGATGAGCGTGCGCCACGCCTCCGTGCAGATCGCGCGCAACCTCGTCGCCAACACGGTGAAGCTCTTCGCGCCGGAGCCCTGGGTCGATCGGCGCGGGCGCTTCCGTGGCAATCTGCGGGCGCTTGCCGATCTCCTGCGCGGGCGGCTCGCCCCCCAGAACATCCTCGCGTTCGATTAG
- a CDS encoding sugar transferase, which yields MLSALDGAVRDSVRSRIRNRRSIGDVAKVLIDFIASFFALVFLAPAIGVICVLLLLQDGRPLIYRHKRIGRDGRVFDCFKFRTMRRDADKVLQELLQADEAANREWKAYRKLRRDPRIHPLGQFLRVTSLDEIPQFLNVLRGEMSIVGPRPVVEEELALYGDRAHCYLSLTPGITGLWQVSGRNDTSYDDRVELDARYHATRSFSLDVWIMWRTVGVLLLQRNGR from the coding sequence ATGCTTTCTGCGCTAGACGGCGCGGTTCGTGATTCGGTTCGTTCACGTATCCGGAATAGAAGAAGTATCGGCGATGTCGCGAAGGTCTTGATCGACTTTATTGCTTCTTTTTTTGCTCTTGTTTTCCTTGCTCCCGCGATCGGCGTCATATGTGTTCTTCTATTGCTCCAGGACGGCCGGCCTCTGATCTATCGCCACAAGCGGATCGGCCGGGACGGACGGGTGTTCGACTGTTTCAAGTTCCGCACGATGCGGCGTGACGCCGACAAGGTCCTGCAGGAGCTCCTGCAGGCCGACGAAGCGGCGAACCGCGAATGGAAGGCCTATCGCAAGCTGCGCCGCGATCCGCGCATCCATCCCCTCGGGCAGTTCCTGAGGGTCACCAGCCTGGACGAGATCCCGCAATTCCTCAATGTCCTGCGGGGGGAGATGAGCATTGTCGGTCCGCGGCCCGTGGTGGAGGAGGAACTTGCGCTCTACGGCGACCGCGCCCACTGCTACCTGTCGCTCACGCCCGGCATCACGGGCCTCTGGCAGGTCTCCGGGCGCAACGATACCTCCTATGACGATCGTGTGGAGCTCGATGCGCGCTACCACGCCACCCGTTCGTTCTCGCTCGACGTCTGGATCATGTGGCGTACGGTCGGCGTGCTTCTCCTCCAGCGCAACGGCCGCTGA